The following coding sequences lie in one Anas acuta chromosome 17, bAnaAcu1.1, whole genome shotgun sequence genomic window:
- the CLTCL1 gene encoding clathrin heavy chain 2 isoform X4 produces the protein MAQILPIRFQEHFQLQNLGINPANIGFSTLTMESDKFICIREKVGEQAQVVIIDMSDPTTPIRRPISAESAIMNPASKVIALKAGKTLQIFNIEMKSKMKAHTMAEEVIFWKWISVNTVALVTETAVYHWSMEGESQPQKMFDRHASLAGCQIINYRTDEHQKWLLLIGISAQQNRVVGAMQLYSVDRKVSQPIEGHAAAFAEFKIEGNAKPSTLFCFAVRSPAGGKLHIIEVGQPATGNQPFVKKAVDVFFPPEAQTDFPVAMQIGIKHGVIYLITKYGYIHMYDLESGVCIYMNRISADTIFVTASHEPTSGIIGVNKKGQVLSVCVEEDNIVNYATNVLQNPDLGLRMAIRSNLAGAEELFARKFNTLFAQGSYADAAKVAASAPKGILRTSDTIRKFQSVPAQPGQASPLLQYFGILLDQGQLNKFESLELCRPVLQQGRKQLLEKWLKEDKLECSEELGDLVKTADPTLALSVYLRANVPNKVIQCFAETGQFQKIVLYAKKVGYTPDWIFLLRSVMRISPDQGLQFSQMLVQDEEPLANINQIVDVFMENSLIQQCTSFLLDALKNNRPAEGHLQTRLLEMNLIHAPQVADAILGNQMFTHYDRAHIAQLCEKAGLLQRALEHYTDLYDIKRAVVHTHLLNPEWLVNFFGSLSVEDSVECLRAMLSANIRQNLQLCVQVASKYHEQLGTQSLVELFESFKSYEGLFYFLGSIVNFSQDPDVHFKYIQAACKTGQIKEVERICRESNCYNPERVKNFLKEAKLTDQLPLIIVCDRFDFVHDLVLYLYRNNLQKYIEIYVQKVNPSRIPAVVGGLLDVDCSEDVIKNLIMVVRGQFSTDELVAEVEKRNRLKLLLPWLESRIHEGCEEPATHNALAKIYIDSNNNPERFLRENPYYDSRVVGKYCEKRDPHLACVAYERGQCDLELIKVCNENSLFKSEARYLVRRKDPELWANVLEENNPFRRQLIDQVVQTALSETQDPEEVSVTVKAFMTADLPNELIELLEKIVLDNSVFSEHRNLQNLLILTAIKADRTRVMEYINRLDNYDAPDIANIAISNELYEEAFAIFRKFDVNTSAIQVLIEHIGNLDRAYEFAERCNEPAVWSQLARAQLQKDLVKEAIDSYIKADDPSAYMEVVQAANRNDNWEDLVKFLQMARKKARESYVETELIFALAKTNRLSELEEFISGPNNAHIQQVGDRCYEEGMYEAAKLLYNNVSNFARLASTLVHLGEYQAAVDSGRKANSTRTWKEVCFACVDGKEFRLAQICGLHIVIHADELEELISYYQDRGYFEELIALLEAALGLERAHMGMFTELAILYSKFKPQKMREHLELFWSRVNIPKVLRAAEQAHLWAELVFLYDKYEEYDNAIITMMNHPTDAWKEGQFKDIIAKVANVELYYKALQFYLDYKPLLINDLLLVLSPRLDHTRTVNFFSKVNQLLLVKPYLRSVQNHNNKGVNEALNNLLTEEEDYQGLRASIDAYDNFDNITLAQRLEKHELIEFRRIAAYLYKGNNRWKQSVELCKKDHLYKDAMQYAAESKDAELAEKLLQWFLEEGKQECFAACLFTCYDLLHPDVVLELAWRHNIMDFAMPYFIQVMREYLTKASS, from the exons CTCCAAAATTTGGGCATTAACCCAGCAAACATTGGATTCAGCACCCTAACAATGGAATCTGACAAATTCATCTGCATCAGGGAGAAAGTGGGAGAGCAGGCGCAAGTAGTGATAATTGACATGAGCGACCCAACAACACCCATTAGACGTCCAATTTCTGCTGAAAGTGCCATCATGAATCCAGCCTCTAAAGTAATTGCGCTGAAAG CTGGGAAAACACTACAGATCTTTAACATTGAgatgaaaagtaaaatgaaagcCCACACCATGGCGGAGGAGGTGATCTTCTGGAAATGGATATCTGTGAATACAGTTGCCTTGGTAACAGAGACAGCAGTCTACCACTGGAGCATGGAGGGAGAATCTCAACCCCAAAAGATGTTTGACAGGCATGCTAGTCTTGCGGGCTGCCAGATCATCAATTACAGAACTGATGAACACCAAAAATGGCTGTTGCTGATAGGAATTTCAGCACAG caaAATCGTGTGGTTGGTGCAATGCAGCTGTACTCAGTTGATAGAAAAGTCTCCCAACCTATTGAGGGCCATGCAGCAGCTTTTGCAGAATTCAAAATAGAGGGAAATGCCAAACCTTCCAccctcttttgttttgctgtgaggAGTCCTGCAGGGGGCAAG CTTCACATAATTGAAGTGGGTCAGCCAGCTACTGGGAATCAGCCATTTGTTAAGAAAGCTGTTGATGTGTTTTTCCCACCTGAGGCACAGACAGACTTTCCTGTGGCAATGCAG ATTGGAATTAAGCATGGCGTTATCTACCTGATCACGAAGTATGGTTATATTCACATGTATGACTTGGAGTCTGGAGTTTGCATCTACATGAACCGTATTAGTGCTGACACTATTTTTGTCACAGCTTCTCATGAACCTACCTCAGGCATTATTGGTGTCAACAAAAAAGGACAG GTGCTTTCCGTATGTGTTGAGGAAGACAACATAGTGAACTACGCTACAAACGTTCTCCAGAATCCTGATCTGGGTCTGCGCATGGCTATACGTAGTAATCTAGCTGGCGCAGAGGAATTATTTGCCAGAAAGTTCAACACATTGTTTGCTCAAGGAAGCTATGCAGATGCTGCTAAAGTAGCTGCATCTGCACCAAAG GGAATTCTACGTACCAGTGATACAATCAGGAAGTTCCAGAGTGTACCAGCTCAGCCTGGGCAGGCTTCTCCCCTGCTCCAGTACTTTGGGATATTGCTTGACCAGGGACAGCTGAACAAGTTTGAGTCTCTAGAGCTCTGTCGCCCTGTTCTGCAGCAAGGCCGCAAGCAGCTTCTGGAGAAGTGGCTGAAGGAAGACAAG CTGGAGTGCTCAGAGGAGTTGGGAGACTTGGTGAAGACAGCTGACCCTACCCTTGCGCTCAGTGTCTATCTTCGTGCCAACGTGCCAAACAAAGTGATACAGTGCTTCGCTGAAACTGGTCAATTCCAGAAAATAGTGCTGTATGCTAAAAAG GTTGGCTATACCCCGGACTGGATCTTCTTGCTGAGAAGTGTGATGAGAATCAGCCCTGATCAAGGCCTGCAGTTCTCTCAGATGCTGGTACAGGATGAGGAGCCGCTGGCTAACATTAACCAG ATTGTGGATGTGTTCATGGAGAACAGTCTCATTCAGCAATGCACGTCCTTCCTGTTggatgctttgaaaaataaccGCCCTGCAGAAGGCCACCTTCAGACTCGGCTGCTGGAAATGAATTTAATTCATGCCCCACAG GTTGCAGATGCCATCCTTGGAAACCAAATGTTTACACACTATGATCGTGCTCATATTGCCCAGCTGTGTGAAAAGGCAGGCTTGCTCCAGCGAGCTTTGGAACACTACACCGATCTCTATGATATTAAACGTGCTGTTGTTCATACTCATCTTTTGAATCCTGAG TGGCTTGTGAATTTCTTTGGCTCTCTCTCTGTTGAAGACTCGGTGGAGTGCTTGCGTGCTATGCTGTCAGCCAACATTAGGCAAAATCTACAGCTTTGTGTGCAGGTTGCTTCGAAGTACCATGAACAGCTTGGCACCCAGTCTCTTGTGGAGCTTTTTGAATCTTTTAAAAGCTATGAAG GACTGTTCTATTTCTTGGGTTCCATTGTAAACTTCAGCCAGGATCCAGATGTTCACTTCAAGTACATCCAGGCAGCTTGCAAGACAGGTCAGAtaaaggaagtagaaagaatcTGTCGTGAAAGTAACTGCTATAACCCAGAACGGGTGAAGAACTTTCTGAAG GAGGCAAAGCTGACAGACCAACTTCCTCTGATCATTGTCTGTGATCGATTCGACTTTGTTCATGACCTGGTGCTCTACTTATATCGCAATAACCTGCAGAAGTATATAGAGATCTATGTACAGAAG GTGAATCCCAGCCGTATACCAGCAGTGGTTGGAGGGCTTCTTGATGTGGATTGTTCTGAAGATGTAATTAAGAACTTGATCATGGTGGTTAGAGGGCAGTTCTCAACAGATGAGTTGGTGgctgaagtggaaaaaagaaatcg gCTTAAGTTGCTGTTACCATGGCTCGAATCAAGGATTCATGAAGGCTGTGAAGAACCTGCAACTCATAATGCATTGGCCAAAATCTACATTGATAGTAATAATAATCCAGAGCGGTTCCTTCGCGAGAATCCTTACTATGACAGCCGTGTAGTTGGCAAATATTGTGAAAAGAGGGACCCTCATCTGGCCTGCGTTGCATATGAGAGGGGGCAATGTGATCTGGAACTCATAAAG GTCTGCAATGAGAACTCACTGTTTAAGAGTGAGGCTCGCTATCTAGTACGCAGGAAGGACCCTGAACTCTGGGCAAatgttttagaagaaaacaacccaTTCAGGCGGCAGCTTATTGACCAG GTGGTCCAAACAGCTTTATCAGAGACGCAGGATCCAGAGGAGGTTTCTGTCACTGTGAAAGCTTTCATGACTGCAGACCTGCCTAATGAATTAATTGAGTTATTGGAAAAAATTGTCTTGGATAATTCTGTATTCAGTGAACACAG GAATCTCCAGAATCTGCTGATCCTGACTGCCATCAAGGCTGACCGCACCCGCGTGATGGAGTACATTAATCGACTGGATAACTATGATGCCCCAGATATTGCAAACATTGCCATCAGTAATGAACTATATGAAGAAGCCTTTGCTATATTCAGAAAATTTGATGTTAATACTTCAGCAATCCAG GTACTGATTGAACACATTGGCAATTTAGACCGTGCTTATGAATTTGCAGAGAGATGTAATGAACCAGCAGTATGGAGCCAGCTAGCCAGAGCACAGCTGCAGAAGGACTTGGTGAAAGAAGCCATTGACTCCTACATAAAGGCAGATGATCCATCTGCCTACATGGAAGTTGTTCAAGCAGCTAATAGAAACG ATAACTGGGAGGACCTAGTCAAGTTCTTACAGATGGCCAGGAAGAAGGCTAGAGAGTCTTATGTAGAGACGGAACTTATTTTTGCCTTGGCAAAAACTAATCGTCTCTCAGAACTGGAGGAGTTTATTAGTGGCCCTAATAATGCCCATATACAGCAG GTTGGTGATCGCTGTTACGAAGAAGGGATGTATGAAGCAGCAAAACTACTCTATAACAACGTGTCTAACTTTGCTCGCCTGGCATCTACCTTGGTACACCTCGGAGAGTATCAGGCAGCAGTGGACAGTGGCCGCAAAGCCAACAGCACAAGGACTTGGAAGGAG GTATGCTTTGCGTGTGTGGATGGAAAAGAATTCCGCTTGGCACAGATATGTGGCTTACACATAGTCATTCATGCTGATGAACTTGAAGAGCTGATTAGTTACTATCAG GATCGTGGCTACTTTGAAGAACTGATTGCTCTTTTGGAAGCTGCTTTGGGTCTAGAGCGTGCTCACATGGGAATGTTTACTGAACTTGCCATCTTATACTCTAAATTCAAGCCTCAGAAAATGAGGGAACATCTGGAGCTCTTTTGGTCTCGAGTTAATATTCCAAAG GTGCTCAGAGCTGCAGAACAGGCTCATCTCTGGGCAGAACTCGTATTCCTTTATGACAAATATGAGGAGTATGACAATGCAATAATTACAATGATGAATCATCCCACCGATGCCTGGAAAGAAGGGCAGTTTAAAGACATAATTGCCAAG GTGGCCAATGTGGAGCTGTATTACAAAGCCTTGCAATTCTACTTGGACTACAAACCTCTGCTGATCAATGATCTTCTCCTTGTATTATCTCCACGACTGGATCATACAAGGACAGTCAATTTTTTCTCAAAG GTTAATCAGCTACTTCTAGTAAAGCCTTACTTGCGTTCAGTCCAGAACCACAACAACAAAGGAGTTAATGAAGCTCTAAATAACCTTTTAACAGAGGAGGAAGACTACCAG gGTTTGAGAGCTTCCATTGATGCCTATGACAACTTTGATAACATAACACTGGCTCAGCGTCTGGAAAAGCATGAACTAATTGAATTTAGGCGTATTGCAGCATACTTGTATAAGGGCAACAACCGCTGGAAACAGAGTGTGGAGCTATGCAAGAAAGACCATCTGTATAAG GATGCTATGCAGTATGCTGCAGAGTCCAAAGATGCAGAACTAGCTGAGAAGCTGCTTCAGTGGTTCCTGGAAGAAGGCAAGCAGGAGTGTTTTGCAGCCTGCCTTTTCACGTGTTATGACTTGCTGCACCCAGATGTAGTCCTTGAGTTGGCATGGAGGCATAACATCATGGACTTTGCAATGCCTTATTTCATCCAAGTGATGAGAGAGTACCTTACCAAA
- the CLTCL1 gene encoding clathrin heavy chain 2 isoform X2: protein MAQILPIRFQEHFQLQNLGINPANIGFSTLTMESDKFICIREKVGEQAQVVIIDMSDPTTPIRRPISAESAIMNPASKVIALKAGKTLQIFNIEMKSKMKAHTMAEEVIFWKWISVNTVALVTETAVYHWSMEGESQPQKMFDRHASLAGCQIINYRTDEHQKWLLLIGISAQQNRVVGAMQLYSVDRKVSQPIEGHAAAFAEFKIEGNAKPSTLFCFAVRSPAGGKLHIIEVGQPATGNQPFVKKAVDVFFPPEAQTDFPVAMQIGIKHGVIYLITKYGYIHMYDLESGVCIYMNRISADTIFVTASHEPTSGIIGVNKKGQVLSVCVEEDNIVNYATNVLQNPDLGLRMAIRSNLAGAEELFARKFNTLFAQGSYADAAKVAASAPKGILRTSDTIRKFQSVPAQPGQASPLLQYFGILLDQGQLNKFESLELCRPVLQQGRKQLLEKWLKEDKLECSEELGDLVKTADPTLALSVYLRANVPNKVIQCFAETGQFQKIVLYAKKVGYTPDWIFLLRSVMRISPDQGLQFSQMLVQDEEPLANINQIVDVFMENSLIQQCTSFLLDALKNNRPAEGHLQTRLLEMNLIHAPQVADAILGNQMFTHYDRAHIAQLCEKAGLLQRALEHYTDLYDIKRAVVHTHLLNPEWLVNFFGSLSVEDSVECLRAMLSANIRQNLQLCVQVASKYHEQLGTQSLVELFESFKSYEGLFYFLGSIVNFSQDPDVHFKYIQAACKTGQIKEVERICRESNCYNPERVKNFLKEAKLTDQLPLIIVCDRFDFVHDLVLYLYRNNLQKYIEIYVQKVNPSRIPAVVGGLLDVDCSEDVIKNLIMVVRGQFSTDELVAEVEKRNRLKLLLPWLESRIHEGCEEPATHNALAKIYIDSNNNPERFLRENPYYDSRVVGKYCEKRDPHLACVAYERGQCDLELIKVCNENSLFKSEARYLVRRKDPELWANVLEENNPFRRQLIDQVVQTALSETQDPEEVSVTVKAFMTADLPNELIELLEKIVLDNSVFSEHRNLQNLLILTAIKADRTRVMEYINRLDNYDAPDIANIAISNELYEEAFAIFRKFDVNTSAIQVLIEHIGNLDRAYEFAERCNEPAVWSQLARAQLQKDLVKEAIDSYIKADDPSAYMEVVQAANRNDNWEDLVKFLQMARKKARESYVETELIFALAKTNRLSELEEFISGPNNAHIQQVGDRCYEEGMYEAAKLLYNNVSNFARLASTLVHLGEYQAAVDSGRKANSTRTWKEVCFACVDGKEFRLAQICGLHIVIHADELEELISYYQDRGYFEELIALLEAALGLERAHMGMFTELAILYSKFKPQKMREHLELFWSRVNIPKVLRAAEQAHLWAELVFLYDKYEEYDNAIITMMNHPTDAWKEGQFKDIIAKVANVELYYKALQFYLDYKPLLINDLLLVLSPRLDHTRTVNFFSKVNQLLLVKPYLRSVQNHNNKGVNEALNNLLTEEEDYQGLRASIDAYDNFDNITLAQRLEKHELIEFRRIAAYLYKGNNRWKQSVELCKKDHLYKDAMQYAAESKDAELAEKLLQWFLEEGKQECFAACLFTCYDLLHPDVVLELAWRHNIMDFAMPYFIQVMREYLTKVDKLDASESLRKEEEQVTEPTPIVFGQQLMLTAGPSAVPPQANFPYGYSAPGFTQPPVYGFNM from the exons CTCCAAAATTTGGGCATTAACCCAGCAAACATTGGATTCAGCACCCTAACAATGGAATCTGACAAATTCATCTGCATCAGGGAGAAAGTGGGAGAGCAGGCGCAAGTAGTGATAATTGACATGAGCGACCCAACAACACCCATTAGACGTCCAATTTCTGCTGAAAGTGCCATCATGAATCCAGCCTCTAAAGTAATTGCGCTGAAAG CTGGGAAAACACTACAGATCTTTAACATTGAgatgaaaagtaaaatgaaagcCCACACCATGGCGGAGGAGGTGATCTTCTGGAAATGGATATCTGTGAATACAGTTGCCTTGGTAACAGAGACAGCAGTCTACCACTGGAGCATGGAGGGAGAATCTCAACCCCAAAAGATGTTTGACAGGCATGCTAGTCTTGCGGGCTGCCAGATCATCAATTACAGAACTGATGAACACCAAAAATGGCTGTTGCTGATAGGAATTTCAGCACAG caaAATCGTGTGGTTGGTGCAATGCAGCTGTACTCAGTTGATAGAAAAGTCTCCCAACCTATTGAGGGCCATGCAGCAGCTTTTGCAGAATTCAAAATAGAGGGAAATGCCAAACCTTCCAccctcttttgttttgctgtgaggAGTCCTGCAGGGGGCAAG CTTCACATAATTGAAGTGGGTCAGCCAGCTACTGGGAATCAGCCATTTGTTAAGAAAGCTGTTGATGTGTTTTTCCCACCTGAGGCACAGACAGACTTTCCTGTGGCAATGCAG ATTGGAATTAAGCATGGCGTTATCTACCTGATCACGAAGTATGGTTATATTCACATGTATGACTTGGAGTCTGGAGTTTGCATCTACATGAACCGTATTAGTGCTGACACTATTTTTGTCACAGCTTCTCATGAACCTACCTCAGGCATTATTGGTGTCAACAAAAAAGGACAG GTGCTTTCCGTATGTGTTGAGGAAGACAACATAGTGAACTACGCTACAAACGTTCTCCAGAATCCTGATCTGGGTCTGCGCATGGCTATACGTAGTAATCTAGCTGGCGCAGAGGAATTATTTGCCAGAAAGTTCAACACATTGTTTGCTCAAGGAAGCTATGCAGATGCTGCTAAAGTAGCTGCATCTGCACCAAAG GGAATTCTACGTACCAGTGATACAATCAGGAAGTTCCAGAGTGTACCAGCTCAGCCTGGGCAGGCTTCTCCCCTGCTCCAGTACTTTGGGATATTGCTTGACCAGGGACAGCTGAACAAGTTTGAGTCTCTAGAGCTCTGTCGCCCTGTTCTGCAGCAAGGCCGCAAGCAGCTTCTGGAGAAGTGGCTGAAGGAAGACAAG CTGGAGTGCTCAGAGGAGTTGGGAGACTTGGTGAAGACAGCTGACCCTACCCTTGCGCTCAGTGTCTATCTTCGTGCCAACGTGCCAAACAAAGTGATACAGTGCTTCGCTGAAACTGGTCAATTCCAGAAAATAGTGCTGTATGCTAAAAAG GTTGGCTATACCCCGGACTGGATCTTCTTGCTGAGAAGTGTGATGAGAATCAGCCCTGATCAAGGCCTGCAGTTCTCTCAGATGCTGGTACAGGATGAGGAGCCGCTGGCTAACATTAACCAG ATTGTGGATGTGTTCATGGAGAACAGTCTCATTCAGCAATGCACGTCCTTCCTGTTggatgctttgaaaaataaccGCCCTGCAGAAGGCCACCTTCAGACTCGGCTGCTGGAAATGAATTTAATTCATGCCCCACAG GTTGCAGATGCCATCCTTGGAAACCAAATGTTTACACACTATGATCGTGCTCATATTGCCCAGCTGTGTGAAAAGGCAGGCTTGCTCCAGCGAGCTTTGGAACACTACACCGATCTCTATGATATTAAACGTGCTGTTGTTCATACTCATCTTTTGAATCCTGAG TGGCTTGTGAATTTCTTTGGCTCTCTCTCTGTTGAAGACTCGGTGGAGTGCTTGCGTGCTATGCTGTCAGCCAACATTAGGCAAAATCTACAGCTTTGTGTGCAGGTTGCTTCGAAGTACCATGAACAGCTTGGCACCCAGTCTCTTGTGGAGCTTTTTGAATCTTTTAAAAGCTATGAAG GACTGTTCTATTTCTTGGGTTCCATTGTAAACTTCAGCCAGGATCCAGATGTTCACTTCAAGTACATCCAGGCAGCTTGCAAGACAGGTCAGAtaaaggaagtagaaagaatcTGTCGTGAAAGTAACTGCTATAACCCAGAACGGGTGAAGAACTTTCTGAAG GAGGCAAAGCTGACAGACCAACTTCCTCTGATCATTGTCTGTGATCGATTCGACTTTGTTCATGACCTGGTGCTCTACTTATATCGCAATAACCTGCAGAAGTATATAGAGATCTATGTACAGAAG GTGAATCCCAGCCGTATACCAGCAGTGGTTGGAGGGCTTCTTGATGTGGATTGTTCTGAAGATGTAATTAAGAACTTGATCATGGTGGTTAGAGGGCAGTTCTCAACAGATGAGTTGGTGgctgaagtggaaaaaagaaatcg gCTTAAGTTGCTGTTACCATGGCTCGAATCAAGGATTCATGAAGGCTGTGAAGAACCTGCAACTCATAATGCATTGGCCAAAATCTACATTGATAGTAATAATAATCCAGAGCGGTTCCTTCGCGAGAATCCTTACTATGACAGCCGTGTAGTTGGCAAATATTGTGAAAAGAGGGACCCTCATCTGGCCTGCGTTGCATATGAGAGGGGGCAATGTGATCTGGAACTCATAAAG GTCTGCAATGAGAACTCACTGTTTAAGAGTGAGGCTCGCTATCTAGTACGCAGGAAGGACCCTGAACTCTGGGCAAatgttttagaagaaaacaacccaTTCAGGCGGCAGCTTATTGACCAG GTGGTCCAAACAGCTTTATCAGAGACGCAGGATCCAGAGGAGGTTTCTGTCACTGTGAAAGCTTTCATGACTGCAGACCTGCCTAATGAATTAATTGAGTTATTGGAAAAAATTGTCTTGGATAATTCTGTATTCAGTGAACACAG GAATCTCCAGAATCTGCTGATCCTGACTGCCATCAAGGCTGACCGCACCCGCGTGATGGAGTACATTAATCGACTGGATAACTATGATGCCCCAGATATTGCAAACATTGCCATCAGTAATGAACTATATGAAGAAGCCTTTGCTATATTCAGAAAATTTGATGTTAATACTTCAGCAATCCAG GTACTGATTGAACACATTGGCAATTTAGACCGTGCTTATGAATTTGCAGAGAGATGTAATGAACCAGCAGTATGGAGCCAGCTAGCCAGAGCACAGCTGCAGAAGGACTTGGTGAAAGAAGCCATTGACTCCTACATAAAGGCAGATGATCCATCTGCCTACATGGAAGTTGTTCAAGCAGCTAATAGAAACG ATAACTGGGAGGACCTAGTCAAGTTCTTACAGATGGCCAGGAAGAAGGCTAGAGAGTCTTATGTAGAGACGGAACTTATTTTTGCCTTGGCAAAAACTAATCGTCTCTCAGAACTGGAGGAGTTTATTAGTGGCCCTAATAATGCCCATATACAGCAG GTTGGTGATCGCTGTTACGAAGAAGGGATGTATGAAGCAGCAAAACTACTCTATAACAACGTGTCTAACTTTGCTCGCCTGGCATCTACCTTGGTACACCTCGGAGAGTATCAGGCAGCAGTGGACAGTGGCCGCAAAGCCAACAGCACAAGGACTTGGAAGGAG GTATGCTTTGCGTGTGTGGATGGAAAAGAATTCCGCTTGGCACAGATATGTGGCTTACACATAGTCATTCATGCTGATGAACTTGAAGAGCTGATTAGTTACTATCAG GATCGTGGCTACTTTGAAGAACTGATTGCTCTTTTGGAAGCTGCTTTGGGTCTAGAGCGTGCTCACATGGGAATGTTTACTGAACTTGCCATCTTATACTCTAAATTCAAGCCTCAGAAAATGAGGGAACATCTGGAGCTCTTTTGGTCTCGAGTTAATATTCCAAAG GTGCTCAGAGCTGCAGAACAGGCTCATCTCTGGGCAGAACTCGTATTCCTTTATGACAAATATGAGGAGTATGACAATGCAATAATTACAATGATGAATCATCCCACCGATGCCTGGAAAGAAGGGCAGTTTAAAGACATAATTGCCAAG GTGGCCAATGTGGAGCTGTATTACAAAGCCTTGCAATTCTACTTGGACTACAAACCTCTGCTGATCAATGATCTTCTCCTTGTATTATCTCCACGACTGGATCATACAAGGACAGTCAATTTTTTCTCAAAG GTTAATCAGCTACTTCTAGTAAAGCCTTACTTGCGTTCAGTCCAGAACCACAACAACAAAGGAGTTAATGAAGCTCTAAATAACCTTTTAACAGAGGAGGAAGACTACCAG gGTTTGAGAGCTTCCATTGATGCCTATGACAACTTTGATAACATAACACTGGCTCAGCGTCTGGAAAAGCATGAACTAATTGAATTTAGGCGTATTGCAGCATACTTGTATAAGGGCAACAACCGCTGGAAACAGAGTGTGGAGCTATGCAAGAAAGACCATCTGTATAAG GATGCTATGCAGTATGCTGCAGAGTCCAAAGATGCAGAACTAGCTGAGAAGCTGCTTCAGTGGTTCCTGGAAGAAGGCAAGCAGGAGTGTTTTGCAGCCTGCCTTTTCACGTGTTATGACTTGCTGCACCCAGATGTAGTCCTTGAGTTGGCATGGAGGCATAACATCATGGACTTTGCAATGCCTTATTTCATCCAAGTGATGAGAGAGTACCTTACCAAA